One Mya arenaria isolate MELC-2E11 chromosome 7, ASM2691426v1 genomic window carries:
- the LOC128240597 gene encoding protocadherin Fat 4-like, with protein MFREIVFCVLVFCGVQISEAAVTGWTAPGVIATTDGSFTILAENAIAEGSAVGTSLFTATATADNAVGPYILVDDAGGKGTIDGGTGVVSLATGQTLDFETAPTLIFGVKATDGTDNGVGTATITLTISDVNEAPAYVEAQFTACVEDNSGADTLVGTYTATDPDAGDSITYSIATGDTNSEFAYGTDGQLKVAPSKTLDKSATPTYTLVLHATDDDAAPLIGTATVTLSVESTCSGAEAIGAMFASVLLSAIFSCLI; from the exons AGGCAGCGGTAACTGGTTGGACAGCTCCGGGAGTTATCGCTACCACAGATGGGAGTTTTACGATTCTAGCCGAGAACGCAATAGCAGAAGGTAGCGCTGTTGGGACATCCCTCTTTACAGCCACAGCAACTGCTGACAACGCCGTTGGCCCCTATATTCTTGTTGATGATGCGGGTGGTAAAGGAACGATAGATGGAGGCACTGGCGTAGTGTCCTTGGCAACCGGCCAGACGCTGGATTTTGAAACTGCTCCAACTCTTATTTTCGGAGTTAA GGCTACTGATGGTACAGACAACGGTGTTGGAACAGCCACCATTACCCTTACAATTTCCGACGTCAACGAAGCACCAGCATACGTAGAAGCACAATTCACTGCTTGTGTTGAGGACAACTCTGGTGCTG ACACGCTGGTAGGCACATACACAGCCACAGATCCGGACGCAGGCGATTCCATCACATACTCCATTGCCA CTGGAGACACCAATTCTGAGTTCGCGTACGGGACTGATGGTCAACTGAAAGTGGCGCCAAGCAAGACGCTTGACAAAAGTGCAACGCCAACCTACACGTTGGTGCTACATGCCACGGATGACGACGCCGCACCCCTTATCGGAACAGCAACGGTGACATTGAGCGTCGAGTCAACATGCAGCGGCGCGGAAGCCATCGGTGCCATGTTTGCGTCTGTGCTTCTGTCTGCGATTTTTTCTTGTCTGATCTAA